The Geobacillus stearothermophilus ATCC 12980 genome contains a region encoding:
- a CDS encoding YuiA family protein, with protein MAQTATTTDCVYCGGHGYVQLLLGGSETCCGCQGTGSETEDDDEH; from the coding sequence ATGGCACAAACGGCGACGACGACCGATTGCGTGTACTGCGGTGGCCACGGATACGTCCAGCTTTTGCTCGGCGGATCGGAAACGTGCTGCGGCTGCCAAGGGACGGGAAGCGAGACGGAAGACGACGATGAGCATTGA
- a CDS encoding YuiB family protein, producing the protein MQMSLPVVLISMLLFFVLFFGIGFLLNMLLRMTWIMAVCFPVIAVFIIDDVPWKQYWTDPAASFSALGRKIASLETADLLILASGFAGALCAGWAIRTLRAKGYQMF; encoded by the coding sequence ATGCAAATGAGTTTGCCGGTTGTACTCATTTCGATGCTTTTATTTTTCGTCTTATTTTTCGGCATCGGATTTTTGTTAAATATGTTGTTGCGCATGACATGGATCATGGCTGTTTGCTTTCCGGTCATTGCGGTGTTCATTATTGACGATGTGCCATGGAAGCAGTATTGGACCGATCCGGCCGCCTCGTTTTCGGCGCTCGGCCGGAAAATCGCCTCGCTGGAAACGGCTGATTTGTTGATTTTGGCGAGCGGCTTTGCCGGCGCCCTTTGCGCCGGATGGGCGATCCGCACGCTGCGGGCGAAAGGCTATCAAATGTTCTAA